One Syntrophales bacterium DNA segment encodes these proteins:
- a CDS encoding cytochrome c3 family protein, with product MLMLAAVLLAAAAALSVSAADPASTPKAKFLADRHQERGVTCDKCHKESPPKAAVPTKVCFECHGDYDRLAQRTKQVEPNPHASHEGNLNCEACHHGHKPPTDHCGGCHTFALKVK from the coding sequence ATGCTGATGTTGGCTGCCGTGCTGCTGGCTGCGGCGGCCGCGCTGTCCGTCTCGGCTGCGGACCCGGCCTCCACCCCGAAAGCGAAGTTCCTGGCGGACCGGCACCAGGAGCGGGGCGTCACGTGTGACAAGTGCCACAAGGAGAGCCCGCCGAAGGCCGCCGTTCCCACGAAGGTCTGCTTTGAGTGCCACGGCGACTACGACCGGCTCGCGCAGCGGACGAAGCAGGTGGAGCCCAACCCGCATGCATCCCATGAGGGAAATCTGAACTGCGAGGCCTGCCACCACGGCCACAAGCCCCCGACGGATCATTGCGGGGGGTGCCACACCTTTGCCCTGAAGGTGAAGTAG